From the Candidatus Thermoplasmatota archaeon genome, the window CACAACGTCATGCTGGAACGCGCCGGGGTCGAACCGTAGACCCCCTGCCATCCCGTTCGAGATGGCTGTCTGCAGCAGGTTGATGCTGGCATTTATGTGCCTGTCGAGGTGCCAGCCACACTCACACACGAACTCCGTGCCCATTCGGGAATCTTGTATTCTCCCACATGCCGGGCACTTTCTGCTGCTGTATCGTGGATCGACTTTGACGACAGGGATACCCTTCCACTGGGCCTTGTACTCGATGATCTGATGCAGCTTCCTCCTCGGCCACAGGCCGAGGCGGCGATTCAGATCCTTCCCTCTTTTGTACCGGATTCCGGTCAGATCTTCTAAGACTACAGCTGACTTCTTGTCCTCGGCAAGTGAGAGCACGGCATCCGCAACCTGGTGGAGCCTGTACTCGATCCGATGGTGCTCTCTTGTGCCTTCCCTCCTACACAGGTTTCTAGCGGTGCGCCTGTCATGCGCCTTCTTCCTTTGCAACCTTCTCCGCCTGTCGTGATGCCGATGCTGAATGATGGCTACGTCAGGGAATTCGGCCTTGACCGTGACCGCTGCTTCAGAATGACTGTCTACGAACACGCCGTCCAGGCTGCGTTCGTTGGTGTCGAGAGAAAGGACGGATGCGGGGGTGTACGGTGCAGGGGCAACCTTCCTGAAGGCTATCATGACCCGATCTGAAAGAAGGGTCAGCGATCCGAGGGAGAGAGTAGAGTCATCCAGATACTTCCGATGATACTGGCTGACGATGAGATTCAATTTCACATGGCAGCCGGCTCTAATCGGAAGGTCTACGGTTCCGGACTCACGATCAAGTTTGTACGCCTGGTTCTCTGCCTTCATCATGAGGCGCCTGACATATGGAATCCTGCGCGCAACGCCTTTGCGAACGAGCCTGCGATGGTTCTTGAGGACGCTGCCAGCGACCTCGAACGCTGATACAAGATGCTGAGCATACATCCTCGGGTATTCATGGCGAAAGTCCTTGTACGCGATTCTATTCAAGGCGTTTCTCGAGGTTACTCTCGCCTGGAGACCGGCTCGAATCGCGTTGTTGACCGCCAATCTGAAGTCCTCGAGCAGGGACTTCACCTCCGATGGAAGACCCGTCTCAAGCCGGAATACGACCCCCTTGA encodes:
- a CDS encoding transposase encodes the protein MLVKGVVFRLETGLPSEVKSLLEDFRLAVNNAIRAGLQARVTSRNALNRIAYKDFRHEYPRMYAQHLVSAFEVAGSVLKNHRRLVRKGVARRIPYVRRLMMKAENQAYKLDRESGTVDLPIRAGCHVKLNLIVSQYHRKYLDDSTLSLGSLTLLSDRVMIAFRKVAPAPYTPASVLSLDTNERSLDGVFVDSHSEAAVTVKAEFPDVAIIQHRHHDRRRRLQRKKAHDRRTARNLCRREGTREHHRIEYRLHQVADAVLSLAEDKKSAVVLEDLTGIRYKRGKDLNRRLGLWPRRKLHQIIEYKAQWKGIPVVKVDPRYSSRKCPACGRIQDSRMGTEFVCECGWHLDRHINASINLLQTAISNGMAGGLRFDPGAFQHDVV